A genomic segment from Glycine max cultivar Williams 82 chromosome 1, Glycine_max_v4.0, whole genome shotgun sequence encodes:
- the LOC100806943 gene encoding protein NSP-INTERACTING KINASE 3: protein MEHSSLVFWLLGFLLLLLMEISSAALSPSGINYEVVALMAIKNGLIDPHNVLENWDINSVDPCSWRMITCSPDGSVSVLGLPSQNLSGTLSPGIGNLTNLQSVLLQNNAISGRIPAAIGSLEKLQTLDISNNAFSGEIPSSLGGLKNLNYLRLNNNSLTGSCPQSLSNIEGLTLVDLSYNNLSGSLPRISARTLKIVGNPLICGPKANNCSTVLPEPLSFPPDALRGQSDSGKKSHHVALAFGASFGAAFVLVIIVGFLVWWRYRRNQQIFFDVNEHYDPEVRLGHLKRFSFKELRAATDHFNSKNILGRGGFGIVYKACLNDGSVVAVKRLKDYNAAGGEIQFQTEVETISLAVHRNLLRLSGFCSTQHERLLVYPYMSNGSVASRLKDHIHGRPALDWTRRKRIALGTARGLVYLHEQCDPKIIHRDVKAANILLDEDFEAVVGDFGLAKLLDHRDSHVTTAVRGTVGHIAPEYLSTGQSSEKTDVFGFGILLLELITGHKALDFGRAANQKGVMLDWVKKLHQDGRLSQMVDKDLKGNFDLIELEEMVQVALLCTQFNPSHRPKMSEVLKMLEGDGLAERWEASQRIETPRFRSCEPQRYSDLIEESSLIVEAMELSGPR, encoded by the exons ATGGAGCATAGTAGTTTGGTTTTCTGGCTATTGGGGTTTCTGCTTCTGCTGTTGATGGAAATTTCTTCTGCTGCGCTTTCTCCTTCTGGCATAAACTATGAAG TTGTAGCTCTGATGGCCATAAAGAATGGCTTGATTGATCCTCACAATGTTCTGGAAAATTGGGATATTAATTCtgttgatccatgtagctggAGGATGATTACTTGTTCCCCTGATGGTTCTGTTTCAGTATT GGGATTGCCTAGTCAGAACTTGTCTGGTACACTATCTCCTGGGATCGGAAACCTTACTAACTTACAATCTGT CTTGCTTCAGAATAATGCTATTTCTGGTAGAATTCCTGCTGCAATAGGAAGCTTGGAAAAGCTTCAGACACTCGATATTTCCAATAATGCATTTAGTGGTGAGATACCCAGTTCTTTGGGAGGCCTCAAGAACCTGAATTATTT GAGGTTAAATAATAACAGCCTTACAGGATCCTGCCCTCAGTCTCTTAGCAACATTGAAGGTCTAACCCTTGT GGACCTCTCCTACAACAATCTGAGTGGTTCCTTGCCAAGAATATCAGCAAGAACTTTAAA GATCGTGGGTAACCCTTTAATTTGTGGCCCAAAAGCAAACAACTGTTCTACTGTTTTACCTGAGCCACTTTCCTTCCCTCCAGATGCTCTAAGAG GCCAATCAGACTCTGGTAAGAAAAGCCATCACGTGGCACTTGCTTTTGGTGCAAGTTTTGGTGCTGCTTTTGTCCTTGTGATTATAGTTGGGTTTCTTGTTTGGTGGCGGTATAGACGCAACCAGCAGATATTCTTTGATGTTAATG AACATTATGATCCAGAGGTGCGTCTTGGTCATTTAAAAAGGTTCTCATTCAAAGAGCTTCGAGCTGCAACAGACCATTTCAACTCGAAGAACATTCTAGGAAGAGGTGGCTTTGGAATAGTTTACAAGGCATGCTTGAATGATGGGTCTGTTGTGGCTGTCAAAAGGTTAAAGGACTATAATGCAGCTGGTGGTGAGATCCAATTTCAGACAGAAGTTGAGACCATAAGTTTGGCTGTCCACCGGAATCTTCTGCGGCTTTCGGGGTTTTGCAGTACTCAGCATGAAAGACTCCTTGTTTATCCCTATATGTCTAATGGCAGTGTAGCCTCTAGATTAAAAG ATCATATTCATGGTCGGCCAGCTTTAGATTGGACGAGGCGAAAGAGAATAGCTTTAGGTACTGCAAGAGGGTTGGTTTACTTGCATGAGCAATGTGACCCTAAAATTATTCACCGTGATGTCAAAGCAGCCAACATATTGCTAGATGAAGACTTTGAAGCTGTTGTTGGTGATTTTGGTTTAGCTAAGCTTTTGGATCATAGAGATTCACATGTGACCACTGCTGTGCGTGGCACGGTTGGCCACATTGCTCCAGAGTACCTATCCACAGGCCAATCATCAGAAAAAACTGATGTGTTTGGGTTCGGAATCTTGCTGCTTGAACTGATCACAGGCCATAAGGCTCTAGATTTTGGGCGAGCAGCAAACCAGAAAGGTGTAATGCTTGATTGG GTTAAGAAGCTCCACCAGGATGGAAGATTGAGTCAAATGGTAGACAAAGATCTAAAGGGCAACTTTGATCTGATTGAATTAGAAGAAATGGTTCAGGTTGCACTCTTGTGTACACAATTCAATCCTTCACACCGCCCCAAGATGTCAGAAGTATTAAAGATGTTGGAAGGGGACGGCTTAGCTGAGAGATGGGAGGCCTCACAGAGGATTGAAACACCAAGGTTTCGGTCTTGTGAGCCTCAAAGATATTCAGATTTAATAGAGGAATCTTCACTCATAGTTGAAGCCATGGAGCTTTCTGGCCCTAGGTGA
- the N-36A gene encoding early nodulin-36A: MEIKGCERVLTTHTPPLKTVCFGLALASLINKGCVLTFSLEWQKQICILQRRRGFGYSLANRQVTKRQWTPLGSLWLSIAHLCSSSCCRM; this comes from the coding sequence ATGGAGATAAAGGGGTGTGAGAGGGTCCTCACCACTCACACTCCTCCACTTAAAACAGTTTGTTTTGGCTTAGCTTTGGCTTCTCTAATCAACAAGGGATGTGTTCTAACATTCTCTCTTGAGTGGCAGAAGCAGATATGCATTCTCCAAAGGAGGAGAGGCTTTGGCTACAGCCTGGCAAACCGGCAAGTCACGAAAAGGCAATGGACTCCATTGGGGTCTCTATGGCTATCTATTGCTCATCTATGTAGTTCTTCTTGCTGTAGAATGTAA
- the LOC100805691 gene encoding F-box/kelch-repeat protein At1g23390, with product MSSTAEAPIHGDILEAIFSHVPLIHLVPASHVSNSWKRAVSSSLAHVRPIKPWLIVLTQSLRHSHVTTLHAYDPRSHVWLQIKNTARSHASPVRSSHSTLFYALTPSEFSFSLDALHLKWHYAPSPRVWRTNPVVARVGSRVVVAGGACEFEDDPLAVEMYDVNSQAWEACPSMPALLKSSTASSWLSVAVAGEIMHVTEKHSGVTYSFETISKTWKGPFSLRPHESVFHCVTGTLGERLMVAGLIGKVGNVKGVKLWEVRVRGGLGSGMEEVGEMPKEMVRKLFSGSELGSVEVTWIGDFVYVRNTSEPEELVLCEVLNHLNGVGCEWRSVRNAAVRCGARMVFCGGSVCMEDLQRAVMSENPTFSMKHV from the coding sequence ATGTCATCGACAGCAGAAGCACCCATCCATGGGGATATCTTAGAGGCCATATTCTCGCACGTGCCACTCATCCACCTTGTGCCGGCCTCTCACGTGTCAAATTCCTGGAAGCGTGCGGTCTCCTCCTCCCTCGCTCACGTCAGACCCATCAAGCCATGGCTCATAGTCCTCACCCAGAGCCTCCGCCACTCGCACGTGACAACTCTCCACGCCTACGACCCCCGCTCGCACGTGTGGCTCCAAATAAAAAACACCGCACGTTCCCACGCTTCCCCCGTGCGATCCTCCCACTCGACGCTGTTCTACGCGCTCACCCCATCCGAGTTCAGCTTCTCCCTCGACGCGCTGCACCTGAAATGGCACTACGCGCCCTCCCCGCGCGTGTGGCGCACCAATCCCGTGGTTGCGCGCGTGGGATCGCGCGTGGTGGTGGCTGGCGGCGCGTGCGAGTTCGAGGACGATCCGCTCGCGGTGGAGATGTACGACGTAAATAGCCAAGCCTGGGAGGCGTGTCCCTCCATGCCGGCGCTGCTGAAAAGCTCGACGGCGTCCTCGTGGCTGTCGGTGGCAGTCGCCGGAGAAATCATGCACGTGACGGAGAAACACTCCGGAGTGACCTACTCGTTCGAAACTATTTCAAAAACGTGGAAAGGACCGTTTAGTTTGAGGCCTCATGAGAGTGTTTTCCACTGTGTCACCGGAACCCTAGGAGAGAGGTTGATGGTGGCGGGGCTGATAGGGAAAGTTGGGAACGTGAAAGGCGTGAAGCTGTGGGAGGTTCGGGTTCGGGGGGGATTAGGTTCGGGGATGGAGGAAGTGGGGGAGATGCCGAAGGAGATGGTTCGGAAGCTATTCAGTGGTTCGGAGTTAGGTTCGGTGGAGGTGACGTGGATTGGGGACTTTGTTTACGTGAGGAACACTTCCGAACCGGAGGAGCTGGTGTTGTGTGAAGTATTGAATCATTTGAATGGGGTTGGGTGCGAGTGGCGGAGTGTACGGAACGCCGCCGTTAGATGCGGTGCGAGGATGGTGTTTTGCGGCGGTAGTGTGTGCATGGAGGATCTGCAGAGGGCGGTGATGTCGGAGAATCCGACATTTTCCATGAAACATGTGtga
- the LOC100804622 gene encoding protein trichome birefringence-like 2, with the protein MDSSKRLTFSEPFMSQGRKVISGFSLGVGVSLLFLTLILLNSTSLSVPKVQVFLQGSDSNSTSSFSWRFPFTTALSSNGSVSSLHRVDVRVSSSEGSEKTLLGNLTGDQKNASLYDGHEEDEHCCSLKNVTLAGKENAHVGNSSCNGDGVGKCEDGLLFKESNNDSVSVGGLLGECDIFDGKWVRDEFKPYYPLGSCPNVDRDFDCHLNGRPDSDYVKWKWQPNGCDIPSLNATDFLEKLRGQKLVFVGDSLNRNMWESMVCILRQSVKDKKRVFEISGKTEFKKKGVYAFRFEDYNCSVDFVSSPFIVQESTFKGINGSFETLRLDLMDQTSTTYHDADIIVFNTGHWWTHEKTSRGEDYYQVGNHVYPRLKVLDAYTRALTTWARWVDKNIDANRTQVFFRGYSVTHFRGGQWNSGGKCHKETEPISNGKHLRKYPSKMRAFEHVVIPKMKTPVIYMNISRLTDYRKDGHPSIYRMEYKTAEERTAAEQHQDCSHWCLPGVPDTWNELLYVSLLKYGKGHWKS; encoded by the exons ATGGACTCTTCTAAGAGACTTACATTTTCGGAACCCTTTATGTCACAGGGGAGAAAGGTGATTTCTGGGTTCAGTTTGGGCGTTGGAGTTTCTCTCCTTTTCCTCACTCTTATCTTGCTCAACAGCACTTCCCTCTCCGTTCCCAAGGTTCAAGTGTTTCTCCAAGGATCCGATTCCAATTCCACTTCTTCGTTCTCGTGGCGTTTTCCCTTCACAACCGCTCTTTCTTCCAACGGTTCCGTGAGTTCTCTGCATAGGGTTGACGTGAGGGTGTCGTCAAGTGAGGGTTCGGAGAAAACCCTTTTGGGAAATCTCACTGGGGATCAGAAAAACGCAAGCTTGTATGATGGGCATGAGGAAGATGAACATTGTTGTTCTTTGAAGAATGTTACTTTGGCAGGGAAGGAAAATGCGCACGTGGGAAATTCGTCATGCAATGGTGATGGTGTGGGAAAGTGTGAAGATGGGTTGTTGTTTAAGGAAAGTAATAATGATAGTGTTAGTGTTGGTGGTTTGCTTGGGGAATGTGACATCTTTGATGGGAAATGGGTGAGGGATGAATTCAAGCCTTACTATCCATTGGGGTCTTGTCCAAATGTTGATAGGGATTTTGATTGCCATCTTAATGGAAGGCCTGATAGTGATTATGTCAAGTGGAAATGGCAGCCAAATGGGTGTGACATTCCAAG TTTGAATGCAACTGATTTTCTGGAAAAGTTGCGAGGGCAGAAGCTGGTTTTTGTGGGGGATTCACTGAACAGAAACATGTGGGAGTCCATGGTGTGTATCCTACGTCAAAGTGTCAAGGACAAGAAACGTGTTTTTGAAATTTCAGGAAAAACAGAATTTAAGAAGAAAGGTGTCTATGCTTTTAGATTTGAG GATTATAATTGTTCAGTAGATTTTGTTAGTTCACCATTCATTGTTCAAGAGTCAACTTTCAAAGGCATAAATGGGTCCTTTGAGACATTAAGATTGGATTTGATGGACCAGACAAGTACCACCTATCATGATGCTGATATCATAGTCTTCAATACAGGCCATTGGTGGACCCACGAGAAAACATCGAGGGG AGAAGACTATTATCAAGTAGGCAACCATGTATACCCCAGACTCAAAGTTCTGGATGCATATACAAGGGCATTGACCACTTGGGCTAGATGGGTTGACAAAAATATTGATGCCAACCGAACTCAGGTTTTCTTCAGAGGATACTCAGTAACCCATTTCAG GGGTGGGCAATGGAATTCAGGCGGAAAGTGCCACAAAGAAACTGAGCCAATATCTAATGGAAAGCACTTACGCAAGTATCCCTCAAAAATGAGGGCTTTTGAGCATGTGGTCATCCCAAAGATGAAAACCCCAGTGATATATATGAACATTAGTAGGCTTACAGATTACAGAAAAGATGGGCATCCTTCTATATACAGAATGGAGTACAAGACAGCAGAAGAACGGACCGCTGCTGAACAACACCAAGATTGCAGTCATTGGTGTTTGCCTGGAGTACCTGATACTTGGAATGAATTACTGTATGTTTCTCTCTTGAAATATGGTAAAGGCCATTGGAAAAGCTGA